One genomic window of Monodelphis domestica isolate mMonDom1 chromosome 1, mMonDom1.pri, whole genome shotgun sequence includes the following:
- the MCFD2 gene encoding multiple coagulation factor deficiency protein 2 → MLSATFLCFLLGAFSFLSTGAEEHVDSHGHAGVRLDKSMVQDKEHIMEHLEGVIEKTESEMSPQELQLHYFKMHDYDGNSLLDGLELATAISHVHKEEGEASIMKEEELMNLIDDVLKDDDKNLDGYIDYAEFAKSME, encoded by the exons ATGCTTAGTGCCACCTTCCTGTGCTTCCTCCTGGGGGCATTCAGCTTCCTGAGCACTGGGGCAGAAGAGCATGTAGACAGCCACGGCCATGCTGGTGTTCGCCTGGATAAGAGCATGGTGCAAGACAAAGA GCATATCATGGAGCACCTAGAGGGTGtcattgagaaaactgagtcggAGATGTCTCCCCAAGAGCTGCAGCTGCATTACTTCAAGATGCATGATTATGATGGCAATAGTTTGCTTGATGGCCTAGAACTCGCTACTGCTATCTCTCATGTCCATAAAGAG GAAGGAGAGGCATCCATCATGAAGGAAGAAGAACTGATGAACTTGATAGACGATGTTTTAAAGGATGATGATAAGAATCTTGATGGCTACATCGACTATGCTGAATTTGCAAAATCCATGGAATAG